In one Suricata suricatta isolate VVHF042 chromosome 9, meerkat_22Aug2017_6uvM2_HiC, whole genome shotgun sequence genomic region, the following are encoded:
- the DCAF4 gene encoding DDB1- and CUL4-associated factor 4 isoform X1, which yields MLGVEMHKNNGQNRRHVRRSRQQNPWFGQRHSDERCNAVAQQSPQDRGRVDNDEAPSTSSGTAGSSSVPDLPGYYFDLEKKRYFRLLPGHNNCNPLTKESIRHKEMETKRLQLLEEEDKQKKKIARMGFNASSLLQKSKLGFLNATSYCRLAHELRVSCMQRKKVQIQSSDPSALASDRFNLILADSNSDRLFTVNDVKVGGSKYGIISLRGLKTPSLKVHMHENLYFTNRKVNSVCWASLNHLDSHILLCLMGIAETPGCATLLPASLFVSSHPGDRPGMLCSFRIPGAWSCAWSLNIQANNCFSTGLSRRVLVTNVVTGHRQSFGTNSDVLAQQFALMAPLLFNGCRSGEIFAIDLRCRNQGKGWKTTRLFHDSAVTSVQILQEEQSLMASDMAGKIKLWDLRTTKCVRQYEGHVNEYAYLPLHVHEEEGIVVAVGQDCYTRIWSFHDACLLRTIPSPHPTSKSDIPSVAFSSRLGGSRGAPGLLMAVQQDLYCFSYN from the exons gagTAGAAATGCATAAAAACAACGGGCAGAATAGAAGACATGTGAGAAGGAGCCGCCAGCAGAACCCTTGGTTTGGACAGCGCCATTCTGATGAGAG GTGTAACGCAGTGGCACAGCAAAGCCCGCAGGATCGTGGCCGGGTCGACAATGATGAGGCCCCATCGACCTCATCTGGCACAGCTGGGAGTTCTTCCGTGCCAG ATCTGCCAGGGTATTACTTTGACCTGGAAAAGAAACGCTACTTCCGCTTGCTCCCTGGACATAACAACTGCAACCCCCTCACAAAGGAGAGCATCCGGCACAAGGAGATGGAAACCAAAAGGCTGCAGCTGCTGGAGGAGGAAGACAAGCAGAAAAAG aaaatagcCAGGATGGGCTTCAATGCATCTTCATTGCTGCAAAAGAGCAAGCTGGGTTTTCTCAATGCCACCAGTTATTGCCG tTTAGCTCATGAGCTGCGAGTGAGCTGCATGCAGAGGAAAAAGGTCCAGATTCAGAGCTCGGATCCCTCCGCTTTGGCAAGCGACCGATTTAACCTCATCCTG GCCGATTCCAACAGTGACCGGCTCTTCACAGTGAATGAcgtcaaagtcggaggctcaaagTATGGCATCATCAGCCTGCGTGGTCTGAAGACCCCCTCACTCAAGGTGCATATGCACGAAAACCTCTACTTCACCAACCGGAAG GTGAACTCTGTGTGCTGGGCCTCGCTGAATCACTTGGATTCCCACATTCT GCTGTGCCTCATGGGAATTGCAGAGACTCCAGGCTGTGCCACCCTGCTCCCCGCGTCGCTGTTTGTCAGTAGTCACCCAG GAGACCGGCCCGGCATGCTGTGCAGTTTCCGGATCCCTGGCGCCTGGTCCTGTGCGTGGTCCCTGAACATCCAGGCGAATAACTGCTTCAGCACAG GCTTGTCTCGGCGAGTCCTAGTGACCAACGTGGTGACAGGACACCGACAGTCATTTGGGACCAACAGCGATGTCTTGGCCCAGCAGTTTGCTCTCATG GCTCCTTTGCTGTTTAATGGCTGTCGTTCTGGAGAGATCTTTGCCATTGATCTGCGTTGTCGCAATCAGGGCAAGGGCTGGAAGACTACACGCCTGTTCCATGACTCAGCAGTGACTTCTGTGCAGATCCTCCAAGAAGAGCAAAGCCTGATGGCATCCGACATGGCGGGAAAG ATCAAGCTGTGGGACCTGAGGACCACTAAGTGTGTAAGGCAGTACGAAGGTCACGTGAACGAGTATGCCTACCTGCCCCTGCACGTGCACGAGGAAGAAGGCATTGTGGTCGCAG TGGGCCAGGACTGCTACACGAGAATCTGGAGCTTCCATGACGCCTGCCTGCTAAGAACCATACCTTCCCCGCACCCCACCTCCAAGTCTGACATCCCCAGCGTGGCGTTCTCTTCTCGGCTCGGGGGCTCCCGGGGGGCCCCAGGGTTGCTCATGGCCGTCCAGCAGGACCTTTACTGTTTCTCCTACAACTAA
- the DCAF4 gene encoding DDB1- and CUL4-associated factor 4 isoform X2: MHKNNGQNRRHVRRSRQQNPWFGQRHSDERCNAVAQQSPQDRGRVDNDEAPSTSSGTAGSSSVPDLPGYYFDLEKKRYFRLLPGHNNCNPLTKESIRHKEMETKRLQLLEEEDKQKKKIARMGFNASSLLQKSKLGFLNATSYCRLAHELRVSCMQRKKVQIQSSDPSALASDRFNLILADSNSDRLFTVNDVKVGGSKYGIISLRGLKTPSLKVHMHENLYFTNRKVNSVCWASLNHLDSHILLCLMGIAETPGCATLLPASLFVSSHPGDRPGMLCSFRIPGAWSCAWSLNIQANNCFSTGLSRRVLVTNVVTGHRQSFGTNSDVLAQQFALMAPLLFNGCRSGEIFAIDLRCRNQGKGWKTTRLFHDSAVTSVQILQEEQSLMASDMAGKIKLWDLRTTKCVRQYEGHVNEYAYLPLHVHEEEGIVVAVGQDCYTRIWSFHDACLLRTIPSPHPTSKSDIPSVAFSSRLGGSRGAPGLLMAVQQDLYCFSYN, from the exons ATGCATAAAAACAACGGGCAGAATAGAAGACATGTGAGAAGGAGCCGCCAGCAGAACCCTTGGTTTGGACAGCGCCATTCTGATGAGAG GTGTAACGCAGTGGCACAGCAAAGCCCGCAGGATCGTGGCCGGGTCGACAATGATGAGGCCCCATCGACCTCATCTGGCACAGCTGGGAGTTCTTCCGTGCCAG ATCTGCCAGGGTATTACTTTGACCTGGAAAAGAAACGCTACTTCCGCTTGCTCCCTGGACATAACAACTGCAACCCCCTCACAAAGGAGAGCATCCGGCACAAGGAGATGGAAACCAAAAGGCTGCAGCTGCTGGAGGAGGAAGACAAGCAGAAAAAG aaaatagcCAGGATGGGCTTCAATGCATCTTCATTGCTGCAAAAGAGCAAGCTGGGTTTTCTCAATGCCACCAGTTATTGCCG tTTAGCTCATGAGCTGCGAGTGAGCTGCATGCAGAGGAAAAAGGTCCAGATTCAGAGCTCGGATCCCTCCGCTTTGGCAAGCGACCGATTTAACCTCATCCTG GCCGATTCCAACAGTGACCGGCTCTTCACAGTGAATGAcgtcaaagtcggaggctcaaagTATGGCATCATCAGCCTGCGTGGTCTGAAGACCCCCTCACTCAAGGTGCATATGCACGAAAACCTCTACTTCACCAACCGGAAG GTGAACTCTGTGTGCTGGGCCTCGCTGAATCACTTGGATTCCCACATTCT GCTGTGCCTCATGGGAATTGCAGAGACTCCAGGCTGTGCCACCCTGCTCCCCGCGTCGCTGTTTGTCAGTAGTCACCCAG GAGACCGGCCCGGCATGCTGTGCAGTTTCCGGATCCCTGGCGCCTGGTCCTGTGCGTGGTCCCTGAACATCCAGGCGAATAACTGCTTCAGCACAG GCTTGTCTCGGCGAGTCCTAGTGACCAACGTGGTGACAGGACACCGACAGTCATTTGGGACCAACAGCGATGTCTTGGCCCAGCAGTTTGCTCTCATG GCTCCTTTGCTGTTTAATGGCTGTCGTTCTGGAGAGATCTTTGCCATTGATCTGCGTTGTCGCAATCAGGGCAAGGGCTGGAAGACTACACGCCTGTTCCATGACTCAGCAGTGACTTCTGTGCAGATCCTCCAAGAAGAGCAAAGCCTGATGGCATCCGACATGGCGGGAAAG ATCAAGCTGTGGGACCTGAGGACCACTAAGTGTGTAAGGCAGTACGAAGGTCACGTGAACGAGTATGCCTACCTGCCCCTGCACGTGCACGAGGAAGAAGGCATTGTGGTCGCAG TGGGCCAGGACTGCTACACGAGAATCTGGAGCTTCCATGACGCCTGCCTGCTAAGAACCATACCTTCCCCGCACCCCACCTCCAAGTCTGACATCCCCAGCGTGGCGTTCTCTTCTCGGCTCGGGGGCTCCCGGGGGGCCCCAGGGTTGCTCATGGCCGTCCAGCAGGACCTTTACTGTTTCTCCTACAACTAA
- the DCAF4 gene encoding DDB1- and CUL4-associated factor 4 isoform X3, whose translation MHENLYFTNRKVNSVCWASLNHLDSHILLCLMGIAETPGCATLLPASLFVSSHPGDRPGMLCSFRIPGAWSCAWSLNIQANNCFSTGLSRRVLVTNVVTGHRQSFGTNSDVLAQQFALMAPLLFNGCRSGEIFAIDLRCRNQGKGWKTTRLFHDSAVTSVQILQEEQSLMASDMAGKIKLWDLRTTKCVRQYEGHVNEYAYLPLHVHEEEGIVVAVGQDCYTRIWSFHDACLLRTIPSPHPTSKSDIPSVAFSSRLGGSRGAPGLLMAVQQDLYCFSYN comes from the exons ATGCACGAAAACCTCTACTTCACCAACCGGAAG GTGAACTCTGTGTGCTGGGCCTCGCTGAATCACTTGGATTCCCACATTCT GCTGTGCCTCATGGGAATTGCAGAGACTCCAGGCTGTGCCACCCTGCTCCCCGCGTCGCTGTTTGTCAGTAGTCACCCAG GAGACCGGCCCGGCATGCTGTGCAGTTTCCGGATCCCTGGCGCCTGGTCCTGTGCGTGGTCCCTGAACATCCAGGCGAATAACTGCTTCAGCACAG GCTTGTCTCGGCGAGTCCTAGTGACCAACGTGGTGACAGGACACCGACAGTCATTTGGGACCAACAGCGATGTCTTGGCCCAGCAGTTTGCTCTCATG GCTCCTTTGCTGTTTAATGGCTGTCGTTCTGGAGAGATCTTTGCCATTGATCTGCGTTGTCGCAATCAGGGCAAGGGCTGGAAGACTACACGCCTGTTCCATGACTCAGCAGTGACTTCTGTGCAGATCCTCCAAGAAGAGCAAAGCCTGATGGCATCCGACATGGCGGGAAAG ATCAAGCTGTGGGACCTGAGGACCACTAAGTGTGTAAGGCAGTACGAAGGTCACGTGAACGAGTATGCCTACCTGCCCCTGCACGTGCACGAGGAAGAAGGCATTGTGGTCGCAG TGGGCCAGGACTGCTACACGAGAATCTGGAGCTTCCATGACGCCTGCCTGCTAAGAACCATACCTTCCCCGCACCCCACCTCCAAGTCTGACATCCCCAGCGTGGCGTTCTCTTCTCGGCTCGGGGGCTCCCGGGGGGCCCCAGGGTTGCTCATGGCCGTCCAGCAGGACCTTTACTGTTTCTCCTACAACTAA